The window AAAGATGCAGAATAATATGATATTGTTGATGCGAGATCCAATGTGGTTACatgaccatttaaattattGCACAAAATTCCCTTCAATTTGCAACAATCTTCACCATTTCACGAAGATAGAATCTCCCTTCTAGAAGTGAAGCCATGTTTTAACTTAAGAAGAGCTTACGTGTCTATCTCCACGCACTTCTTCATATGGAAATTGCCAATGCATAAAACAGTCACCACACAAACGAGACGCAACCTACAATTAAACATATTGGTGATCAGCTCAAACTTGTATGGAAACTATAAGGGGAATGTGCCAAGTGAATTCTACAACAAAGATATTTATAGACAGCAATTAAAAGAAGCTACCATCATGCATGCATGCAAGTCCATTAATTGAAATGTGTGTGCCAGTTGTTATAAATGTTTGATATTTTAGGGATCttaataaaataccaataatcaCCGGAAACACATTATGTTAGATTATTAAGAGGGGTTGTGAAAAATACTTGGATCCATGATAAGCAGCGGAATTGATGAGTTTGAGGGACTGTTGGTTTGTTgttcttcctcaaccaaatcaccgtTTTTCTTTTGGGACCTTAGGTTTCTCGTCAGATGGAAAGAAGAGAATACAATTTCTGATTTGGTGTGTTAGGGACCACAACCTTACTTTAGGTTTTAACCTGTTAGAGTTCTCATTATTTCCTAATGGGTCAAACTGATTTCCACTTATCAAGCCCATATTAATTTCTGATGATAGTCCAATAGACTCACCAAATTAGATCACTTTTATTGAatccataaatataaataactaatataaataataaatataatatgtagtccacattaattaattaattagaaattataaaattcctaacaataaACTCTTGATATGTACACAGTTCTCTTGGTTAGTTTATTGAGTTACTTATATGCATGTGCATGGATCTCTTGTTAATTGTGCATATGGAATTGTCAATTGTGTGACTTTATTGAGCTACTTATCAGCATGTGCATGGTTCTCTTGTTAGTTTATCTCTGTACAATTATAGAGTTTACTTCAGTATTATTAAAGTGAACAACACTTTAGTTTTATTGAAGTCAACAAATCTTTAGGTCAACTACACTTTAAGCTGAGGGACAAGACTCGTGTGGAAAAAGGTATCGTCTATATAGGCACCATGATATGAAGACTCTAAAGTTTAACCCATGATTTGCCATAAGATCGATCTACCACCTGATTGGATTCCATCAGCACATGAACCCAGTAAATGTGGCCTTTACTCCGATGGCTGTCATAAATAGCTTTGACCAAACTCGCACATGGATCACCACAACAGAAACCTTTAGACGagagatttgtttttttaatttgtagcaATCAAACGATAGGTACTAAGGATTCACAACAACACATCATTTTATTCAACTAATTGAGCTAAACTCTCTTGATAAACAAGAGATTAATTGCCGTAAGGGAATATGATTATATCTTGATGTTTTGATAATCCCTTCTCCAAGCTAACTTTAacccataaattaaaatttgccaCAACTCGCACCTAGAGAGGTCTTGCatgtatatttgaatattagCTTCACATGGCCTCTCGCCACCATGAAAGCTTGTAACATTCTTGATGAGCAATTCAGCACCTCATCCAACGACCAagtaacattattaaaaatgaaatcattCCTTCAGGACTTAATTTCCTCAGCAGCCCACGCACCCTTCAGGAATCAGGACCATCCCATCGTCCAATCTCTTTAAACAAAGCTTCTAGATGTGTATTTCACACGTGATCCATAAAACACCTCAGAAGGATTTTCTTTTCaccatttcaaaattcaaaccatCGTTCTCCTATCTTTATCTCTCTGCCTGAAATTTTTTAGGTGTCTAACCTTTTTAATTTACTCTCTtatgtctttatttttaaactgaATTTCGATAGTTTCTTTAtagaaaaaatcaataattaaaaatactcttatataaaaaattattggttcattataaattcaaaatctaatttatataattaaataaatttatttagaataaattaCATTCACACTCTTAATGTTTTTAGTTAATTGCAACTAAATTTAATCCCTGCCCTGTCTTTCTCATTTAAGGTCTTTGTTgtggcaaaaataaaataaaataactgaaattcagGCCTTAAAGAGAACAACCACAATAAGAGCAATGTTGTTGAGTGCTCATAGATTTCAACTATCATTCCCTTAGAAAGAGTTGCTTTGGTGTTGCTAATCAGACATAGTGATCAGTAAATTAAACATTGTATGCAAAACATTccgaaaattgtctttaaatcTTAGAACTTTTAGAGAAATCAACTTCGGTCTTGATGAAAATTTTGTTGTGTGAGATTAgccattataaaaattaaaaagtcatGGAAGTTCAAGACAGTTGCTTCAATGTGTATGTTCCCGTTTCCATCTTTTTCTaaatgcttgtgtgtgtgtgtgtatatatcaAGATTGTAAATCTAGCAATTCTTTGAATTGAGACAAGGAAACAAGGTAAATGTAtcatgaaaagtaaaaattttaCATCATTGTTGACTGGGAAGATGGATTTTGGTTTGGTACACAGATTGCACTCTTGATTCCAACAACACGATGTACTTATCAAGCATAGAGACCACAGCTTCAAACTCAGTTACCTGCTTCTCAATGCTATCAATCTGCTCGACATACTCGTTAAAGCTACCACTCTTGCATTTCAACTGCTCCACAAAAACCCTCAACCCTGAAGCCAAGTCACCAAACCCTTTGTACTCTTCTGCTACTCttacattcatcttctccaagAGCTCTAGATGATTATTTGTCCCCTAACACAAAAACTCGTCatattataacaaaataaataaataatcacaaTTGACTTTCCAAACAATGCCACATTTCAATTCACCAAGTGTTCCTTGAACAAATGAGAATTAGGATTTCAAAGAgggaaggaagaaaaaatttgGGGTTTCACCTGAAGCTCTGATTTGATCATGGTGGAAACACTACTGAATAGACCATCAAGCGATTCAGCAAGTTCATCTTGCTTCCGATTTTGGGgttcatctttcttcatattatCCATAGTTGGAGCATATATTCGACCAATTCACAAGAGAAGGGTAGTAATAACTGTGCGACCCAAGGTGACAATCAAACCAGGTGTTGTTTTTTAGGTCCAAACTGAAGTCATTTAAAAACAACAACCCAATGTAATTGCAAGCAAAGAAACCAAACACTAACTTAGTCTTCTGATAAATTGGATATGAGAAGTTGAGAAGTCTAAATATTACAGGGATTGTACTGATGACCACCATTCTGCTTCCAAAAAATATCCAGAGTCCCCTCATTTTGCTCATCTTAAATTTTAAGCATCATTCAAAAAGTCACAATAGACAATACAAGAAATAATTTCTCTGTTCACGAAATGATTTAGTGATTATTAAGATAGTTCAGAGTTCGGAAGCAAATCAAGCATAGCTAAAAGCTGACCTCAACAAAGGAAGGTGAGTGCAAGTACCGTCAACAATTAAATCAGACCACAAAATCGATAACAACTGCcaccctcccatatcttttatATAGCcttaaaataatgaatattaaTATGAGATGTTAATAGAGCTCATGAACTTCACTCTTCAAAAATTGTGATCATGCTATAAGTTAAATTCACCAGGATGGTACACTTGTCTTGTGGAACACCTTTGGCAGAGAGATTTCAGAGTATGACAATAACAAATCCAAGTACTGAAGCTGAAATATCTAAACTATAAGGATATGTATAAGAGT of the Glycine max cultivar Williams 82 chromosome 13, Glycine_max_v4.0, whole genome shotgun sequence genome contains:
- the LOC100305617 gene encoding biogenesis of lysosome-related organelles complex 1 subunit 2-like isoform X1, which translates into the protein MDNMKKDEPQNRKQDELAESLDGLFSSVSTMIKSELQGTNNHLELLEKMNVRVAEEYKGFGDLASGLRVFVEQLKCKSGSFNEYVEQIDSIEKQVTEFEAVVSMLDKYIVLLESRVQSVYQTKIHLPSQQ